A single Phoenix dactylifera cultivar Barhee BC4 chromosome 1, palm_55x_up_171113_PBpolish2nd_filt_p, whole genome shotgun sequence DNA region contains:
- the LOC103711512 gene encoding peroxidase 40 — translation MAASLLRLHFHDCFVNGCDASVLLDDTATFIGEKTAGPNLNSLRGFDVVDGIKSELELACPQTVSCADILAIAARDSVVLSGGPTWEVEVGRKDGLTASRSAANASIPAPTSDVATLVQKFQNLGLSPKDMAALSGAHTIGKARCSSFSSRLGGGGGSSGNVDREFLQSLQQLCSDSNGTLAHLDLATPATFDNQYYINLLSGEGLLPSDQVLVNGAGEVVSLVQAYAMDLLLFFEDFKASMVRMGRLAPPAGSGGEVRMSCRAIN, via the exons ATGGCTGCTTCCCTCCTCCGACTTCACTTCCATGACTGTTTTGTTAAT GGCTGCGATGCTTCGGTGCTTCTGGATGATACAGCAACTTTTATAGGAGAGAAGACGGCTGGGCCCAACTTGAATTCCCTGAGGGGCTTCGACGTGGTCGATGGGATCAAGTCTGAGCTTGAGCTAGCATGTCCTCAGACAGTATCTTGTGCTGATATCCTCGCCATTGCAGCTCGAGACTCTGTCGTGCTG TCAGGTGGGCCCACGTGGGAGGTGGAGGTGGGAAGGAAGGACGGTTTGACCGCCAGCCGTTCGGCCGCCAACGCCAGCATCCCGGCCCCGACCTCCGACGTCGCCACCCTCGTCCAAAAGTTCCAAAACCTCGGCCTCTCTCCCAAAGACATGGCCGCACTCTCCG GTGCGCACACCATCGGCAAGGCCCGCTGCTCGTCCTTCAGCTCCCGCctcggcggaggcggcggcagCTCCGGCAATGTCGACCGAGAATTCCTCCAATCGCTGCAGCAATTGTGCTCGGACTCCAATGGGACGTTGGCCCACCTCGACTTGGCCACGCCCGCCACCTTCGACAACCAGTACTACATCAACTTGCTCTCGGGCGAAGGGCTCCTGCCGTCGGACCAGGTGCTGGTGAACGGAGCTGGTGAGGTCGTCAGCCTCGTCCAGGCCTATGCTATGGACCTCCTGCTCTTCTTCGAGGACTTCAAAGCGTCCATGGTCAGGATGGGGAGGTTGGCGCCGCCGGCAGGGAGCGGCGGCGAGGTCCGGATGAGTTGCAGGGCGATTAACTGA